A window from Bubalus kerabau isolate K-KA32 ecotype Philippines breed swamp buffalo chromosome 5, PCC_UOA_SB_1v2, whole genome shotgun sequence encodes these proteins:
- the ABL2 gene encoding tyrosine-protein kinase ABL2 isoform X5: protein MVFGMVLLPPNCYGRDQDTSLCCLCHEASETALPSLTDHFASCLEDGFEGDKTGGSSPEALHRPYGCDVEPQALNEAIRWSSKENLLGATESDPNLFVALYDFVASGDNTLSITKGEKLRVLGYNQNGEWSEVRSKNGQGWVPSNYITPVNSLEKHSWYHGPVSRSAAEYLLSSLINGSFLVRESESSPGQLSISLRYEGRVYHYRINTTTDGKVYVTAESRFSTLAELVHHHSTVADGLVTTLHYPAPKCNKPTVYGVSPIHDKWEMERTDITMKHKLGGGQYGEVYVGVWKKYSLTVAVKTLKEDTMEVEEFLKEAAVMKEIKHPNLVQLLGVCTLEPPFYIVTEYMPYGNLLDYLRECSREEVTAVVLLYMATQISSAMEYLEKKNFIHRDLAARNCLVGENHVVKVADFGLSRLMTGDTYTAHAGAKFPIKWTAPESLAYNTFSIKSDVWAFGVLLWEIATYGMSPYPGIDLSQVYDLLEKGYRMEQPEGCPPKVYELMRACWKWSPADRPSFAETHQAFETMFHDSSISEEVAEELGRAAAASSVVPYLPRLPLLPSKTRTLKKQGENKENIEGAQDATENSASSSAPGFIRSAQAPSGSPALPRKQRDKSPSSLLEDAKETCFTRDRKGGFFSSFMKKRNAPTPPKRSSSFREMENQPHKKYELTGNFSSVASLQHAEGFSLTPAQQEASLVPPKCYGGSFAQRNLCNDDGGGGGGSGAAGGGWSGITGFFTPRLIKKTLGLRAGKPTASDDTSKPFPRSNSTSSVSSGLPEQDRMAMTLPRNCQRSKLQLERTVSTSSQPEENVDRANDTLPKKSEEGAAPTRERPKAKLLPRGGTALPLRTPSGDPATTEKDSPGLGVAGVAAAPKSKERNGGARLGMAGVPEDGEQTGWASPAKTAAVLPTTHNHKVPVLISPTLKHTPADVQLIGTDSQGNKFKLLSEHQVTSSGDKDRPRRVKPKCAPPPPPVMRLLQQPSVCSDSTEEPAAPTAVQPKSETQEGGKKAAPGAVPTSGKAGRPVMPPPQVPLPTSSISPAKMANGTAGTKVALRKTKQAAEKISADKISKEALLECADLLSSAITEPVPNSQLVDTGHQLLDYCSGYVDCIPQTRNKFAFREAVSKLELSLQELQVSSAAAGVPGANPVLNNLLSCVQEISDVVQR from the exons ATGGTCTTTGGGATGGTTCTGCTTCCACCTAATTGTTATGGCAGAGATCAGGACACATCGCTTTGCTGTCTATGCCATGAGGCCTCAGAAACGGCTCTCCCCAGCTTGACAG atcacTTTGCCAGCTGTTTGGAGGATGGATTTGAGGGCGACAAGACTGGAGGCAGTAGTCCAG aAGCCTTGCACCGCCCCTACGGTTGTGATGTTGAACCCCAGGCCCTGAACGAAGCCATCAGGTGGAGCTCCAAGGAGAACCTGCTCGGAGCCACCGAGAGTGACCCTAATCTCTTTGTTGCACTTTATGATTTTGTAGCAAGTGGTGATAACACACTCAGCATCACTAAAG GTGAAAAGCTCCGAGTCCTTGGTTACAACCAGAATGGTGAGTGGAGCGAAGTTCGCTCTAAGAATGGCCAAGGCTGGGTGCCAAGCAACTACATCACCCCTGTGAACAGCCTGGAAAAACATTCCTGGTATCATGGACCTGTGTCTCGCAGTGCAGCAGAGTACCTACTCAGCAGTCTGATCAATGGCAGCTTCCTGGTGCGAGAGAGTGAGAGCAGCCCCGGGCAGCTGTCAATCTCGCTCAGGTACGAGGGGCGTGTGTATCACTACAGGATCAATACCACCACAGATGGCAAG GTATACGTAACTGCTGAGAGCCGCTTCAGCACCTTGGCCGAGCTTGTTCACCATCACTCCACGGTGGCTGATGGGCTGGTGACAACCCTACACTATCCGGCGCCCAAGTGTAATAAGCCTACAGTCTACGGTGTGTCCCCCATCCACGACAAGTGGGAAATGGAGCGAACAGATATTACCATGAAGCACAAACTTGGGGGTGGTCAGTATGGAGAGGTTTACGTTGGCGTCTGGAAGAAATACAGCCTTACAGTTGCTGTGAAAACATTGAAG GAAGATACTATGGAGGTGGAGGAATTTCTCAAGGAAGCTGCAGTGATGAAGGAAATCAAGCATCCTAACCTGGTACAGCTATTAG GTGTGTGTACCTTGGAGCCACCATTTTACATTGTGACTGAATACATGCCTTATGGGAACTTGCTTGATTATCTCCGAGAATGCAGCCGAGAAGAGGTGACTGCAGTTGTGCTGCTTTACATGGCCACTCAGATCTCGTCCGCAATGGAGTATTTAGAGAAGAAGAATTTCATCCACAG GGATCTTGCAGCTCGTAACTGCCTGGTGGGAGAAAACCATGTGGTGAAAGTGGCTGATTTTGGCTTAAGTAGACTGATGACCGGAGACACCTATACTGCTCATGCTGGAGCCAAATTTCCTATTAAATGGACAGCACCAGAGAGTCTTGCCTACAATACTTTCTCAATTAAATCTGACGTCTGGG CGTTTGGGGTGCTCTTATGGGAAATTGCTACATATGGAATGTCACCATATCCAGGTATTGACCTGTCTCAGGTCTACGATCTACTGGAAAAAGGATACCGAATGGAGCAGCCTGAAGGATGTCCCCCTAAGGTGTATGAACTTATGAGAGCAT GTTGGAAGTGGAGCCCTGCCGACAGGCCCTCTTTTGCAGAAACACATCAAGCTTTTGAAACCATGTTCCACGACTCGAGCATTTCTGAAG AGGTTGCTGAGGAGCTTGGGAGGGCCGCCGCCGCCTCGTCTGTGGTTCCATATCTGCCCCGACTGCCTCTGCTTCCTTCCAAGACCCGGACGCTGAAGAAGCAGGGGGAGAACAAGGAGAACATCGAGGGGGCACAAGATGCCACAGAAAATTCTGCTTCCAGTTCAGCACCAG GGTTCATTAGAAGTGCACAGGCCCCCAGTGGGTCCCCAGCACTGCCTCGAAAGCAGAGAGACAAGTCACCCAGCAGCCTCTTGGAAGATGCCAAAGAGACATGCTTCACCAGAGATAGGAAGGGAGGCTTCTTCAGCTCCTTTATGAAAAAGAGAAACGCTCCCACACCCCCCAAACGCAGCAGCTCCTTCCGAGAAATGGAGAACCAGCCCCACAAGAAATACGAACTGACGGGTAACTTCTCATCTGTTGCTTCTCTGCAGCATGCTGAAGGGTTCTCTCTCACTCCTGCCCAGCAAGAAGCGAGTCTGGTGCCACCCAAGTGCTATGGGGGTAGCTTTGCACAGAGGAACCTCTGTAATGACgacggtggtgggggtgggggcagtggcgctgctgggggcggGTGGTCTGGCATCACAGGCTTCTTTACACCACGCTTAATCAAAAAGACACTGGGCTTACGAGCAGGTAAACCCACAGCCAGTGATGACACATCCAAGCCTTTTCCAAGGTCAAACTCTACATCTTCCGTGTCCTCAGGGCTTCCAGAGCAGGATAGGATGGCAATGACCCTTCCCAGGAACTGCCAGAGGTCCAAACTCCAGCTGGAAAGGACAGTGTCCACCTCTTCTCAGCCAGAAGAGAATGTGGACAGGGCCAATGACACACTTCCAAAAAAATCAGAGGAAGGTGCCGCTCCGACCAGAGAGAGACCAAAAGCCAAACTTTTGCCCAGAGGAGGCACCGCTCTTCCTCTCAGAACCCCCTCTGGGGATCCAGCCACTACAGAGAAGGATTCTCCAGGGTTAGGGGTGGCTGGAGTGGCAGCTGCCCCCAAGAGCAAGGAGAGGAATGGTGGGGCACGACTTGGCATGGCTGGAGTCCCAGAGGATGGCGAGCAGACCGGCTGGGCTTCTCCAGCCAAGACTGCCGCGGTCCTCCCAACCACTCATAACCACAAAGTGCCCGTCCTTATCTCACCCACTCTGAAGCACACTCCAGCTGACGTGCAGCTCATTGGCACAGACTCTCAGGGGAATAAATTCAAGCTCTTATCAGAGCATCAGGTCACTTCCTCTGGAGACAAGGACCGACCCCGCCGGGTAAAACCAAAgtgtgccccacccccaccgccagtGATGAGACTACTGCAGCAGCCGTCCGTGTGCTCAGACTCCACGGAAGAGCCCGCCGCCCCGACTGCAGTCCAGCCCAAGTCAGAAAcacaggagggagggaaaaaggcGGCTCCAGGGGCGGTGCCCACCAGTGGGAAAGCTGGGAGGCCTGTGATGCCTCCACCTCAAGTGCCTCTGCCCACATCTTCCATCTCGCCAGCCAAAATGGCCAATGGCACAGCGGGTACTAAAGTGGCTCTGAGAAAAACCAAACAGGCGGCCGAGAAAATCTCAGCCGACAAGATCAGCAAGGAGGCCCTGCTGGAATGTGCTGACCTACTGTCCAGTGCCATCACGGAACCTGTGCCCAACAGCCAGCTGGTGGACACTGGCCACCAGCTGCTCGACTACTGCTCAGGCTATGTG